The proteins below come from a single Panicum hallii strain FIL2 chromosome 7, PHallii_v3.1, whole genome shotgun sequence genomic window:
- the LOC112898740 gene encoding filament-like plant protein 7 isoform X1, whose translation MDHKTWLWRKKSTERELEKEKFVLLEKSLQDLNEQLSFAQAECVEKDGILAKQAKVAEEAILGWEKAEAEALALKAQLDDTLDEKTAMEQRICQLDEALNVAMVERDSLIKETAQMLSCEQDKVQKLEENLVDKINIIDSLDAENDKLSEVLSVKENIISELIESKRVIESKFKDLAVKLESSERSNSSLRYEVCMLQKQLEIRSEERKFSLKSADAAHKQHLENVKKITKLESECQRLRSMVRKRLPGPAAIAKMRSEVETVGSNTAITRTRKLNSVTSQNPGVSVQNSHDASPVNSPLLARLHAIEDENKVIKESLSRKDCELQFSRTMLARTTSKLSQVEAQLEELSRGRTAAELVKGSPTLVENPLSSISEDVCNEDNVSCSASWASALLSELEHFKKGKLTAHSSKSTGVSDMSFMDDFAEIEKLASVCSDKPVEPYGSKREVVESSGKELAPVDVPTGATDQIHQPKIEKAVLKLIELIEGVIQRSSKDCSSTVVLSGSDEDNGQGTLSGYVARAFLWNMSELTSVLQNFVFACNELLYGSTDIESFVHDLQLTLDWIINHCFSLRDVSDMKEAIVKHLELNNSDGLEIVAVTRHTGIHTEDEPRMLENVQTPLLADSSRINIESESDASTQKTGNEVAVSKFQGIEEKASTLRAELNELNESRKMNICSTHASICLPGLNKGKQEGVSCLESKHQLECCPAKEGSKNVGENDEKHLQMQLEISTASEKLIECRETILNLGKQLKALASPKDAVLFDQVLQTAGRSERKPRSQSLSEMLSMEDGGFYDPSSPKTKEIICTEPRASSERNLSADEGDGGSAAACSSSQPMPVAQPIKQACRVNGTCKGEADVKVVTLAVVPRKQKGNSSLLKRILTGRRKEAMAKPQVVLSS comes from the exons ATGGATCATAAGACATGGCTCTGGAGAAAGAAATCAACAGAGAGGGAGCTGGAG aaggagaagtttgtattatTAGAGAAATCCTTGCAAGACTTAAATGAACAACTTTCATTTGCTCAGGCTGAGTGCGTTGAGAAGGATGGTATTTTAGCTAAACAGGCAAAAGTAGCTGAAGAAGCCATACTAG GTTGGGAGAAAGCTGAGGCTGAGGCACTAGCTCTCAAGGCACAACTTGATGATACACTAGATGAAAAAACTGCAATGGAGCAGAGGATTTGTCAGCTTGATGAAGCTCTAAATGTTGCAATGGTAGAGAGGGACTCATTAATAAAGGAGACAGCTCAAATGCTTTCTTGTGAACAAGACAAAGTTCAGAAGCTGGAAGAAAATTTAGTGGATAAAATAAACATAATTGATAGCTTAGATGCCGAGAATGACAAACTTTCTGAAGTTCTGTCAGTGAAAGAGAACATCATCTCAGAGCTAATTGAGTCGAAGCGAGTAATAGAATCAAAGTTCAAGGACCTTGCAGTAAAGCTAGAGTCATCCGAAAGATCAAATTCTTCACTTAGATATGAGGTTTGCATGCTGCAGAAGCAACTTGAGATTCGTAGCGAGGAAAGGAAATTTAGTCTGAAATCTGCTGATGCTGCACACAAACAGCATCTTGAGAACGTAAAgaagataaccaagcttgaatCAGAATGTCAGAGATTGCGTTCAATGGTACGTAAAAGGCTACCAGGTCCTGCTGCCATTGCCAAAATGAGAAGTGAAGTTGAAACAGTGGGTAGCAACACAGCAATCACAAGGACGAGAAAGTTGAATTCAGTGACATCACAGAACCCAGGCGTTTCAGTACAGAACTCTCATGATGCATCACCTGTAAATTCTCCATTACTTGCAAGGCTACATGCGATTGAAGATGAAAATAAGGTCATAAAGGAATCTCTTTCTAGGAAGGATTGTGAGCTTCAGTTTTCTCGGACCATGCTTGCTCGCACAACTTCCAAACTTTCCCAAGTTGAAGCCCAGCTTGAAGAATTATCGAGAGGTCGAACTGCTGCAGAATTGGTAAAAGGTAGCCCTACACTGGTTGAAAATCCTCTTTCATCCATCTCCGAGGATGTCTGCAATGAAGATAATGTCAGCTGTTCAGCCTCATGGGCATCAGCCTTGTTGTCTGAACTGGAACACTTCAAGAAGGGGAAACTCACAGCACATTCAAGTAAGAGCACAGGAGTATCAGACATGAGTTTCATGGATGACTTTGCAGAGATAGAAAAGTTAGCATCGGTATGTAGTGATAAACCTGTGGAACCATATGGTTCAAAGAGAGAGGTCGTAGAGTCATCAGGAAAAGAGCTAGCTCCAGTTGATGTCCCCACTGGAGCAACTGATCAAATTCACCAACCTAAGATTGAGAAGGCTGTCCTGAAGTTAATTGAACTTATTGAGGGAGTTATCCAAAGATCATCAAAGGATTGTAGTAGCACAGTTGTGCTATCTGGCAGTGATGAGGATAATGGCCAGGGAACACTGTCGGGCTACGTTGCTCGCGCGTTCTTGTGGAATATGTCAGAACTTACTTCTGTACTGCAAAACTTTGTCTTTGCATGCAACGAGCTTCTGTATGGGAGTACTGATATTGAAAGCTTTGTTCATGACCTCCAACTCACATTAGATTGGATAATCAACCACTGCTTCTCACTTCGAGATGTATCAGACATGAAGGAAGCTATTGTGAAGCATTTGGAGTTAAACAATAGCGACGGACTTGAAATTGTTGCAGTAACCAGGCACACTGGAATCCATACTGAAGATGAGCCTAGAATGCTGGAGAATGTTCAGACGCCGCTATTAGCTGACTCAAGTCGTATAAATATTGAATCTGAATCTGATGCTAGCACACAGAAGACAGGTAATGAAGTAGCAGTCTCCAAATTTCAGGGGATAGAAGAAAAAGCTTCAACTTTGCGGGCAGAACTTAATGAGTTGAATGAATCTAGAAAAATGAATATATGTAGCACACATGCATCCATCTGCTTACCTGGACTAAATAAGGGCAAGCAAGAGGGGGTTAGTTGTCTTGAATCCAAGCATCAGCTTGAATG TTGCCCTGCTAAAGAAGGCTCAAAAAATGTTGGTGAGAATGACGAGAAGCATCTGCAGATG CAGCTGGAGATCTCAACGGCATCAGAGAAGCTGATTGAGTGCCGGGAGACAATATTAAACCTGGGGAAACAACTGAAGGCGTTGGCATCTCCAAAGGATGCGGTCCTCTTCGACCAGGTGCTCCAGACTGCAGGTCGTTCTGAGCGGAAGCCCCGATCACAATCACTAAGCGAGATGCTATCCATGGAGGATGGTGGATTCTATGACCCAAGCTCCCCCAAAACCAAGGAGATCATCTGTACTGAACCGAGGGCATCAAGTGAAAGAAACCTCTCTGCCGACGAGGGAGATGGTGGTTCTGCCGCAGCATGTAGTTCCTCGCAACCAATGCCAGTGGCGCAACCCATAAAGCAGGCTTGCAGGGTGAATGGAACCTGCAAGGGCGAAGCTGATGTGAAGGTAGTAACACTTGCCGTTGTCCCGAGAAAGCAGAAGGGGAACAGCAGCTTGCTGAAGAGGATTCTGAcggggaggaggaaggaggcCATGGCCAAGCCACAGGTGGTACTGAGTTCTTAG
- the LOC112898740 gene encoding filament-like plant protein 7 isoform X2 has product MDHKTWLWRKKSTERELEKEKFVLLEKSLQDLNEQLSFAQAECVEKDGILAKQAKVAEEAILGWEKAEAEALALKAQLDDTLDEKTAMEQRICQLDEALNVAMVERDSLIKETAQMLSCEQDKVQKLEENLVDKINIIDSLDAENDKLSEVLSVKENIISELIESKRVIESKFKDLAVKLESSERSNSSLRYEVCMLQKQLEIRSEERKFSLKSADAAHKQHLENVKKITKLESECQRLRSMVRKRLPGPAAIAKMRSEVETVGSNTAITRTRKLNSVTSQNPGVSVQNSHDASPVNSPLLARLHAIEDENKVIKESLSRKDCELQFSRTMLARTTSKLSQVEAQLEELSRGRTAAELVKGSPTLVENPLSSISEDVCNEDNVSCSASWASALLSELEHFKKGKLTAHSSKSTGVSDMSFMDDFAEIEKLASVCSDKPVEPYGSKREVVESSGKELAPVDVPTGATDQIHQPKIEKAVLKLIELIEGVIQRSSKDCSSTVVLSGSDEDNGQGTLSGYVARAFLWNMSELTSVLQNFVFACNELLYGSTDIESFVHDLQLTLDWIINHCFSLRDVSDMKEAIVKHLELNNSDGLEIVAVTRHTGIHTEDEPRMLENVQTPLLADSSRINIESESDASTQKTGNEVAVSKFQGIEEKASTLRAELNELNESRKMNICSTHASICLPGLNKGKQEGVSCLESKHQLECCPAKEGSKNVGENDEKHLQMLEISTASEKLIECRETILNLGKQLKALASPKDAVLFDQVLQTAGRSERKPRSQSLSEMLSMEDGGFYDPSSPKTKEIICTEPRASSERNLSADEGDGGSAAACSSSQPMPVAQPIKQACRVNGTCKGEADVKVVTLAVVPRKQKGNSSLLKRILTGRRKEAMAKPQVVLSS; this is encoded by the exons ATGGATCATAAGACATGGCTCTGGAGAAAGAAATCAACAGAGAGGGAGCTGGAG aaggagaagtttgtattatTAGAGAAATCCTTGCAAGACTTAAATGAACAACTTTCATTTGCTCAGGCTGAGTGCGTTGAGAAGGATGGTATTTTAGCTAAACAGGCAAAAGTAGCTGAAGAAGCCATACTAG GTTGGGAGAAAGCTGAGGCTGAGGCACTAGCTCTCAAGGCACAACTTGATGATACACTAGATGAAAAAACTGCAATGGAGCAGAGGATTTGTCAGCTTGATGAAGCTCTAAATGTTGCAATGGTAGAGAGGGACTCATTAATAAAGGAGACAGCTCAAATGCTTTCTTGTGAACAAGACAAAGTTCAGAAGCTGGAAGAAAATTTAGTGGATAAAATAAACATAATTGATAGCTTAGATGCCGAGAATGACAAACTTTCTGAAGTTCTGTCAGTGAAAGAGAACATCATCTCAGAGCTAATTGAGTCGAAGCGAGTAATAGAATCAAAGTTCAAGGACCTTGCAGTAAAGCTAGAGTCATCCGAAAGATCAAATTCTTCACTTAGATATGAGGTTTGCATGCTGCAGAAGCAACTTGAGATTCGTAGCGAGGAAAGGAAATTTAGTCTGAAATCTGCTGATGCTGCACACAAACAGCATCTTGAGAACGTAAAgaagataaccaagcttgaatCAGAATGTCAGAGATTGCGTTCAATGGTACGTAAAAGGCTACCAGGTCCTGCTGCCATTGCCAAAATGAGAAGTGAAGTTGAAACAGTGGGTAGCAACACAGCAATCACAAGGACGAGAAAGTTGAATTCAGTGACATCACAGAACCCAGGCGTTTCAGTACAGAACTCTCATGATGCATCACCTGTAAATTCTCCATTACTTGCAAGGCTACATGCGATTGAAGATGAAAATAAGGTCATAAAGGAATCTCTTTCTAGGAAGGATTGTGAGCTTCAGTTTTCTCGGACCATGCTTGCTCGCACAACTTCCAAACTTTCCCAAGTTGAAGCCCAGCTTGAAGAATTATCGAGAGGTCGAACTGCTGCAGAATTGGTAAAAGGTAGCCCTACACTGGTTGAAAATCCTCTTTCATCCATCTCCGAGGATGTCTGCAATGAAGATAATGTCAGCTGTTCAGCCTCATGGGCATCAGCCTTGTTGTCTGAACTGGAACACTTCAAGAAGGGGAAACTCACAGCACATTCAAGTAAGAGCACAGGAGTATCAGACATGAGTTTCATGGATGACTTTGCAGAGATAGAAAAGTTAGCATCGGTATGTAGTGATAAACCTGTGGAACCATATGGTTCAAAGAGAGAGGTCGTAGAGTCATCAGGAAAAGAGCTAGCTCCAGTTGATGTCCCCACTGGAGCAACTGATCAAATTCACCAACCTAAGATTGAGAAGGCTGTCCTGAAGTTAATTGAACTTATTGAGGGAGTTATCCAAAGATCATCAAAGGATTGTAGTAGCACAGTTGTGCTATCTGGCAGTGATGAGGATAATGGCCAGGGAACACTGTCGGGCTACGTTGCTCGCGCGTTCTTGTGGAATATGTCAGAACTTACTTCTGTACTGCAAAACTTTGTCTTTGCATGCAACGAGCTTCTGTATGGGAGTACTGATATTGAAAGCTTTGTTCATGACCTCCAACTCACATTAGATTGGATAATCAACCACTGCTTCTCACTTCGAGATGTATCAGACATGAAGGAAGCTATTGTGAAGCATTTGGAGTTAAACAATAGCGACGGACTTGAAATTGTTGCAGTAACCAGGCACACTGGAATCCATACTGAAGATGAGCCTAGAATGCTGGAGAATGTTCAGACGCCGCTATTAGCTGACTCAAGTCGTATAAATATTGAATCTGAATCTGATGCTAGCACACAGAAGACAGGTAATGAAGTAGCAGTCTCCAAATTTCAGGGGATAGAAGAAAAAGCTTCAACTTTGCGGGCAGAACTTAATGAGTTGAATGAATCTAGAAAAATGAATATATGTAGCACACATGCATCCATCTGCTTACCTGGACTAAATAAGGGCAAGCAAGAGGGGGTTAGTTGTCTTGAATCCAAGCATCAGCTTGAATG TTGCCCTGCTAAAGAAGGCTCAAAAAATGTTGGTGAGAATGACGAGAAGCATCTGCAGATG CTGGAGATCTCAACGGCATCAGAGAAGCTGATTGAGTGCCGGGAGACAATATTAAACCTGGGGAAACAACTGAAGGCGTTGGCATCTCCAAAGGATGCGGTCCTCTTCGACCAGGTGCTCCAGACTGCAGGTCGTTCTGAGCGGAAGCCCCGATCACAATCACTAAGCGAGATGCTATCCATGGAGGATGGTGGATTCTATGACCCAAGCTCCCCCAAAACCAAGGAGATCATCTGTACTGAACCGAGGGCATCAAGTGAAAGAAACCTCTCTGCCGACGAGGGAGATGGTGGTTCTGCCGCAGCATGTAGTTCCTCGCAACCAATGCCAGTGGCGCAACCCATAAAGCAGGCTTGCAGGGTGAATGGAACCTGCAAGGGCGAAGCTGATGTGAAGGTAGTAACACTTGCCGTTGTCCCGAGAAAGCAGAAGGGGAACAGCAGCTTGCTGAAGAGGATTCTGAcggggaggaggaaggaggcCATGGCCAAGCCACAGGTGGTACTGAGTTCTTAG